The Solanum pennellii chromosome 11, SPENNV200 sequence GTTTGGGGAAGAAGGAAGGGGAGGCGGGTTTGGATCGGGTGTAGGCGGGTTTGGATCGGGGGTTAAATGGGTTGGGTCGAAGCGGGTAAGGGAGAAATGGGCTTGGGATTGGGCCTGGGGGTCGATTGGGTGGATTGGAGAGAGGGGGGTGAATTGATTTGGGTTGGGTTGAGGAGGACGGGCCGGACTGAGGGGTAATTGGGCCTGGGGAGagtaaaacaaatgaaacaagGGGTTGGGAAGGAAGTGGAGTGGGCTGGGATTGTTTGGGCCTACAAATTGGACATGGGAAATTGATTTGGGGTTGAGGGGGATGGGCTGAAATTGAAATGGATTGTAAAAATGTAAAGGgaattcaatttaaataatagCCAATTGAGTTAAAACGAAAATGAATTTGGTGTAAATTTATTAACGAGCTTATTTATTTAGTAACATAActatttaaattgtaaaaatgattcaaaatatagTCGTGATTTAAAGTAAACTAGTTTAATAGAATACTTTCTAAACttaagatatacatatatacgtatacatatacatatacatgtatatatatatatatatatatatatatatatgtatatatattttaattttcgcaagaattataaaactaattaacttaaaatgatttgaaaaactCACGgagctcgataattaatttataccaacgtgggtcaaaaattgggtgtcaacaagaAGAACTATTAACTCTTATCAACCaactattaaataaaaaatcaataaataagtgagttaatttaatgaaaagagtctaaaattatataatgagaagAACTATTAACTCTTATTAATTGCAtgaaaatttattaaagaattccataaaatgagttggattggtaCTCTCCATTAAGCTTGGTACCTTTGATCATTGACGCTAATAAAcaagaaatagaaaaatagaacacaaatcacatattttatgaaatatcatCAGCTTCACCATCACAATACAATGGACCATAGATTTCGGAAAGCGTTAAAGTTCCATATTTGTTGAGGGTTTGAATTACAGTCTCTTTTGTATAACTAGCTTTGATTATGTGTGTTgcatgtatatttttattaattgggattaaaattttatatacaaattcaATTGATATGTTaaatgataaaagtaaatattaaagtatatcgaagaaaataaatttctaaCCATTATGAATATTAATCTTATATTTTAATCTCCTTACACTTACATGcaaaatgaatttaatatttgtgaAGTTAAAATTTACAATAAGGTAGTTTTGATACTATTTATATAATCGTTACTTTATGTTAAACATGCATACATGTTTTTCTATGATGTAAaagaatacaatattttttcaaagaatTCTTTTTTAGAACATTCCACACAATTTTCATATTAGATTTGAGATATATTTATCTACCTATAATAATTTACACGTTTGTTTCCCGAAAAAGATAAtgtacaagaaaaaaaaactcctaATTGTGTTTAAATGTAAACCAATTGAATTGGTAGTATATATGGTATCACGTGGTTATTTGATCTTTTCTCTAAGAGATATTGTCAGTGgtatttatttcaatatatatggTGTAGACATTTTATTAAGTCATTAAGacgataaatatttataaaaatggtGGAAAAATGTAgaagtatgatattatgattgattataatgtaactttttatttaatgtCTTTCCACTTGTAATATGATacatgttttattatttaatccTACTTTAGgcacgtgtgttgcacgtgtaCTCTATAACgatgaatatgaattattaaaagtcacataattttttttgaaattatgtttGAGTTATAactgttttatcgaaaaatgaTTTCGaaagagtttgttttattttaagggtattttcgacttttaggagtcgccacttaattttgagaaaattaagaaaacatgttttcaaataattaaacagaaaattatttaaaaacttctaagggttcgggattcctattagcgtcttaggaaggtttcgAAAAAGCACCTAAGACGCTCCGCTTACTACGGTTTTCCGacgattaacttatttgactattttgttattttgcgATTTTGAAGTTGAACCTTTATTAGAGTCTCATTTAAACAAACTTACAAGTTTTTGCAACattcattgttttaaaaatccgttaaagttaaactttttaaactttataattCTAAGCAAACTtgtgaatttgaaattttattgttttaagattcagttttaatttttaagttcgATAAAATGAAAGGTGTTCGGCGGGGTTTGGAGTAACTCTAATCCTAAAACTAACgaaatttaaaacaaacaaGTAGTAAAACGAGATAAGGAGAgggagggagagagagagagggagagatttgggtccaaacTCGGGTTCTGTCCGCCTTGACCGagttttggacccacctgtttttggGTTTTCGacccatttctttcttttgtacctgtcctagtCTCTACATACAAGAATAAATACAAGGAAAGTAAAAATgacaagggcttatgcccaaaataaatacaacttaataaataaataaataaaatcttcTAATATGCCTTCCTCAAGCTCCTTCGATCTTCATGAAACTTTGGAATTTGACTTCGTACACCGGTTTTGACGAATTGACTCGATGAAAGACATTTAGAGCCTTTATGGCTCCCTCGTGAAATGCAAAGAGGAGAAGGGGGGACCCACAATGGACCCGAGAGAAGATTTTTCATGCAAACAAGTGGAAATGCATTAGCATACACAACGACAAAATAAATCAGATGTATTTcgaatgaaacaaaataaataaacatacgATTCTGAAGGAAGCCTAATAGATTAGTAAACACCCTAATTTTTAAGACTCATTAGATTTCCCAACATGCAAAAGCCATACCAAATGCCAACAACAAATAATGAAACATTCCAAAACGTGAATAAATTAACATTCAGGGATTTGCATCATGCTGAAGTAGCAAACAAACAGTAGTTCGAAATCACCAACTTGACAACTATGCTCTTTCGTCCTCAACTATACGCAAAATTCGCTACCAACATCAGGTGAGGTCTTCAAAAGtttaaaccaaaccaaataaaCATGAGAATCTGACCCGAGCCACAGATAGTTCAAACTCACTTATAATTTGAAAGCGATAAACGCCAAACTCACAGGAGCCAAACAAGGCATTGAACAAGCCTAGTTGGTATTCCGTAATGAGTAGTTGCAAGAAACAGCACAGACTACCAAAGTTCCAACATAAAGAATGATAGCGAGCACAACAGAAACGGGACCAAACAGGACTCTAAACGAGATTCCGAACAAGCAAACCGACTCATTTGTCATATGGAAGAAACAGAACGAGGAAATTACTGTATAATATAGATACAGAACACATATGAACAAACATATTTTCTTATCCGACAAGTTCAGAGCAACCACAAAACATACTGACAAAGGCCTATTTGAAGGCTTGATGGATAAACAAATGAAATCTAAATCAACGGAAAGAAACTCAACTTTACAACATTAAGAGATCAAACAGAAGGTAATACCATTATCGAGCAAACCCCATAGGACAGCCTAACCCAAAGTACCAACATGAACAATAATATGCGATATGGGAACTCAAAACGATAGCAGATGCAGTTGCTTAGATTCAGAATGTGGGCATCTTGGCTCGTTCATTCAACTTGAGGTAAAAGAACGAACAATACGATGTCGAATATCAAACAATACTGAAGAACcacaatgaatgaaaataatcaagatGAAAGAACGATCTAAGATTATACCGAACGCAGCTGTGAAACTCAAAATAACAGTAAACTCTCGAAACATACATTAACTACACGTACATACTTAGCTCTTATTCAACAAACAGCAACCAATATGCCTCAAAACACAAGAAAAACCGTCCTCAACGAGTTATCAGAACGACGTAACCGACTAAACGAGTCACTACATACTCGAACAAGTAGAAAGCAAAACAAAAGCAGGAGGAGCGAAGGTGTATACCTTTTCCTGGGCAGCGATATCGGAACAACTACGAGCAGCGATCTCAACAGCAACTTCCACCACGACGTGAGTTCAAGAGCTCCAACGAGCAGTACAGAGGCAATGGAAAGCAAAGAGGCTGTGTAGTTTTAAATACTTCCAAGTTCGAAGCCTCGATAGCGAGATTCGAAAAAGAAAAGACGAGACACTTGTTTTGTTATACGATATAAACTCAGAAAACCAAAATTTCCAGAAAGGAAGGGACCTGCTGGGATATTCGTGTGAAACAAGAAAATTCCAAACAGAAATTCGACTTCTAAATTTTTCAACCCCCTCAACGTTTGAGGGAGGGGATATTTATAGAGGGAGACTAGGTTTTCGAAAGGTAAAAGGGCTGGAGGGAATTTTCGGCCCATCTCTTAATTCGAAATTCAAAATCCTCAAAATCTTATCCGAAATTTCGGAATATACCGATTAGATGCTCCAGATTTTAACCCATTCCAACGAGCTGAGGGCGAGGTGGAGGGTCAAGATGATTCCGTGGTACTAGCGAGCTACGTGGCGCGATCTCGGCACTACGGACAAAATCTTCAGCCTCACAGTTGCCAGCGTACGATCTGCAGAAAGAGAAACGGCTCCAAAGAGTCGTTGCGCAGCTGCGTGGGAGAGAGGATGAGAGTGAGGGGGACGCGTGAGGGGGACGCGGGAGNNNNNNNNNNNNNNNNNNNNNNNNNNNNNNNNNNNNNNNNNNNNNNNNNNNNNNNNNNNNNNNNNNNNNNNNNNNNNNNNNNNNNNNNNNNNNNNNNNNNNNNNNNNNNNNNNNNNNNNNNNNNNNNNNNNNNNNNNNNNNNNNNNNNNNNNNNNNNNNNNNNNNNNNNNNNNNNNNNNNNNNNNNNNNNNNNNNNNNNNNNNNNNNNNNNNNNNNNNNNNNNNNNNNNNNNNNNNNNNNNNNNNNNNNNNNNNNNNNNNNNNNNNNNNNNNNNNNNNNNNNNNNNNNNNNNNNNNNNNNNNNNNNNNNNNNNNNNNNNNNNNNNNNNNNNNNNNNNNNNNNNNNNNNNNNNNNNNNNNNNNNNNNNNNNNNNNNNNNNNNNNNNNNNNNNNNNNNNNNNNNNNNNNNNNNNNNNNNNNNNNNNNNNNNNNNNNNNNNNNNNNNNNNNNNNNNNNNNNNNNNNNNNNNNNNNNNNNNNNNNNNNNNNNNNNNNNNNNNNNNNNNNNNNNNNNNNNNNNNNNNNNNNNNNNNNNNNNNNNNNNNNNNNNNNNNNNNNNNNNNNNNNNNNNNNNNNNNNNNNNNNNNNNNNNNNNNNNNNNNNNNNNNNNNNNNNNNNNNNNNNNNNNNNNNNNNNNNNNNNNNNNNNNNNNNNNNNNNNNNNNNNNNNNNNNNNNNNNNNNNNNNNNNNNNNNNNNNNNNNNNNNNNatatatatatatatatatattatttttttctttttccttttttctttttctttttttttttttttttgtgaaattgattaattaaaataatttggaaaacttacgaagctcgataattaatttataccgacgcgggtcaaaattgggtgtcaacaataataataataataataataataataataataatagaaaaaagtcaaagaaaagaaaaaagaaatagagtAACTAAAATAATTACTACTAATTATTGTCCATGAGTTTTATGTTTGATGCGCCAATTATCCATTTGAAAATCAACATAAcgtgttacttttttttttatcttttcaaaaggaaaaagaaagttTATAAcgtaagaaaataattattttcaagaatttttcaaaaaataattgtgttGTTTAAGCATCAGAATTTGTTATTGTCTAACTTAAaattctatattaatttatcaattaactGTGTTagtttcattatattttaataatatttatagcaTGTTACTTTAAtattgcaatatttttatattttatttttgcaaaaatggagttaattcaaaagataaaagaataaaattaataattctacACCTAAATAAATTAGAGATTATAATCTAAAAAACAGAAGAAGAGCTTTCGGGCATGCATTTGTTTAATGTTTTTCCTGCAAAAacctaaaacataaaatagagaaatatcgcattcatttaaaataaataaataaaataaaattaaaaaaaaaaaaaaagtatgaaacCAAATCAAATTGGGAATGTTAAAGAATCCGACCCGACCAAATAAAAATAGGTAGAAATATATATAACCGCCAGCAGTGAATTATATCCAGAGAAACCCTAGAAAATCAAATCGAGTGTGGCGATGGCGCAGAAAAGGAAGAATGATGGAGAATTACCAGAGAGTTCGTCTTGTAAGAAACAGAAGACGAAGGGAAATACTAACTTTATCATTTCTGCAGCTGCTGCTATCTTCTTTCCTCTATTCTCCTTTATAACCAACAacaattttttacttaaattagGGAAGAAGACCCAGCCCTCAATTCATCACCTGGACGTGGATGATTCGGTAAATTCATCTTACTTACTtactatttttctaattttgtgattgaaaatcatgtttttatATTCTGCTTGCTATGGCggatcaagaaaataaaaatagtctCTTTAAATTTGAGTTTGAATTAGAAAAGTCATGATAAATACGGAATCAACCTCTACTCTTGAACTTGTATTCATGGATTCAAAATTTCTATTTgtcgataaaaaaaattacaataaagtataatttttttgttgaggAGGTTCAGGTGGACACTATGTAGATCCGCCCCGCTGAACAGTAGGTGCCTATTTTCTGGTAAATAGGAATAATGCATGCTATCTccgtaatttttttattttatattctttaggaGTACATTTCTCGGTATTCTCATATTCAATTATATTAGTATTATAGTTGAAATGTTGAATACTTTATAAAATTGTCTTTATTGTTCTATTCTATCTAGGTCACGCTTCGGTTTCCTGAGGAGATACTTGTCAACATCCTCAGCAGGTTACCTGTGCGGTCTCTTGTTCGATTCAAATGCGTTTCCAAAGTTTGGACAACAATGATATCAGATCCTTATTTTACGAAGAAGCATCTCAATCGTGCTAGTGCTAGGAATGACCAGGACTCCCAGAAGCTTCTTATCTACCAATGGGACCCTAAGGATTCTAACTTCTCCTCCCTATATTGTTGTCCTTTATCGCCCGTTCAACAGGTTAAGGATGTACAAAAACTTAAACTCGATTGCCCTTCAACCCTTAAACCAAGGAAAATCCTGATCCATTGTTGTTACGATGGCTTAGCTATTATCGAGATTTGTGATAAAGATGGCGTTAATTTTTTGCTGTGGAACCCTTCCATAAGAGAATCAATAGTACTTCCCCCTCTGGGATGTCCTGGGGATGGACGTTCTCGGTTTGGTTTGGGTTATGACTCAAGCAGTGATGAGTATAAGATCATTCATATGCACCAGAACCGAGAAGGTCCCTATTGTCCTAATGAAATTCTTGCGTTGAAAGATGGCTCTTGGAGAAACATTGATGAACATCCTCGTGCCATTCGCTGTTGGTTTCATGCCTCAGATTCTTTGCCATTTATACATGCGGCATTTCATTGGATCCAGGTCTCGAGAAATTATTTTGTGGTAATTTCGTTTGATATTTCAAATGGAGTGTACGGAGAGATACCTTTTTCTGATGAAATATTAATCTTGAAGGCAGGCCCTGACAGTGTTGGCCTTTCTGTGTTGGAAGGAATGCTTTGTGTTTATTCTAATCTCTTTTTTACGGCAAATTCTACTTTTGTGGTATGGGTATTAAAAGAGTATGGTGTCAAGGAATCTTGGATGGCGTTAATTGTAGTAAAAGATACTCCGTATGTTTATGCCGCGCCGAGACATAGGTTTGCGGATGGTGAAGTGCTATTCTGGTGCTTGAATCGTGAAACTAGAAGGCACGCATTTAGGATGGTCAGTAGATCATTTAGATCATGGCCTCGATGGGTAACTCGAGGGCACACATCTTGGATGGTCAGTAGACCATTTAAATCATGGCCTCGATGTGATACGATTCAAGGTGGACATGCTTTTACGGAAAGTTTGATATCTCCAAAATCACTTACGTATTCTTAATGTATGATGGAAGagcctttttttttaaaaatgttataacgTTTACTCTTAGTATAGCTATTGCTCATTCACCAGtttcaatatttattactaATACTGTTAGCTTTCAGTTTTTCAGAGTATCTACTTCATTGTGTGTTCTTCCTTTTACTTATTACTATGTTTCACAAGGTTTGACATTCGTTAACTTTCCCAAGGTCAGTTGGATTGTCCGTTTCTATTGGCTAGTAACGTCACTATTGTAACCTATAAAATAGTCTACAGGTCCATCGATTCTGTTAGTGTGTAAGGATAGGATAGATGGACTGAAAAAAGAAATGCAGATTCTAGTTATTTGTCTTTGTGGAGTGGGGTAtttgttttcattgtttttgGTTGGACTTAgttaattcatatttttggtGTGTGCTTGCTTTTCTTGCTACGGTTATAAGCAATGATGAATTCAAGATTTGCGCTGAGGggtttgaaaaattaaaatatagtcCTGAAATTTGTACTAGAGAActcaaaatacaattttaaaccTCAAGTACTGGGCCGACCTCTAGTCTAAATCTATATGCATGTATAAAAAATTTTTTGTTGAGGATGTTCGAGTGAACACCCTCCTGCCCGCCTATATCTGCCCCTGGTTTTCGGAAAATTTATAGAGATTGTTTGACCACTCTTTCTTGTGCTATATCTATGCCATGGTTCACTTTCCAGAAGAAATAGGTTAActgtttgtttgttttaaatGTGTTTTCAGATATTGGACAACTAGGAAATATCCGATCCTTAATTCACAATGAACCATCTGAATCATGCACCATGATTCCCAAAAGCTTTTTATCAACCCCTAAGGATGGTATTTATTGCCGGGAGGACGTATAAAAACTTAAACTTGATTGCCCTTCAACCCTCAGCATAACACATTGTTGTTACGATAACATAATCCTCAGTGGAATCTTGTAAGTAACTTGATACGGAAAGcgcatacaaaaaaaaattgaatttttccAATGGAAGGGGTGAACTTCCTTTCCGCCACCCTAGCTTCTCCTCTGTGTATATATGTCAACATGCAGATTGAAtcttagttagttatttttcttcttatcaTTGTGTATATATGTCAACATGCAGATTGAATGAGAAATAATTCTTCATTCTCCCAAATACTCTCTAAAGTTTTTTTTCTCCCATTAATGGAGATTCTCAACAAGTTCGTTCCTGGGAAAGATACTCAATCCCAGAGGGCAACTCCTCCATTGAAACTCTCCACTATTGCACCTTCTTGAATCCACCTACCCTGAACTTTTATTCTTTGCTAGTTCACAAAAGGATAATGTCAAGATGAGAAAGATCATTTTCCTTCTAAACACGCAATCAAACATTAATAAACCTAAACATAAAAAGATTTAAGGCACTATTAAAAGGTGGaataaagaatataataataatttaaaaaatcatacgATTACACCAAATCTTTCTTTaacataatatgaaatttttggtTATCCACGttatactttaaaaattataagacaACAATAGCTAAcaaacaaactattttttgacTTGTCTCCAATGGCGATTGCTGGTGCACTGGTTACCAAAGGGAACAAAATAGAGGTGTGGGAGTTGTTGTTAACAAGTTACAAGGTAAATTATATCGAACTCAAGCACATGAAAAGTTTACTCACTCACTATAGCTTATCAAGACTTGCCTTTCTATCTCAAGTCCCGTTTCACTTATCTccgaaaaatcatcaataaacatgagACTCATTCAACAGTACTGGGCAGCAGAAGGACTCGTCATCAAAAGAGAAGGAAAGGCAATTGCACAAGTTGCTGAAAGCTATATATCTCAATGAACTTGCAAACAGAAAGCTATATATTCTTCAAGTATTTTGCTGACATTAGTCTCTTTGTAAGTTGCCACAACAATACACTCAATGTAATTTTACAAGTAGAATCTGAAAGAATAGGATATACACATATCTTTCCCGCAAACACAAGTTTCAGGAGCTGTCTTGCTTCAGTCagaaaaatcaatttcatcTATTTGCTTACAGAAAGGAAATCAACCTAACAATACAACTAAAATTGGTAACATAACATCTTCAATGCATACaaaattttgcattttgttTTCAGGTAAGTTCAACGTTCGATAACTATCCTCCTCGAGTAAAGAACAACCTAACGATGAATATATGTATACGTGTGACAGGGTGGTGGGTATGTAGGCAGGTGGGATCACATTGATCTATCTGATCACTCTTCCTCACCTGATGATGGTACGAGAGACTCGTCCGATGAAGACGGTGT is a genomic window containing:
- the LOC107003195 gene encoding F-box/kelch-repeat protein At3g23880-like, whose translation is MAQKRKNDGELPESSSCKKQKTKGNTNFIISAAAAIFFPLFSFITNNNFLLKLGKKTQPSIHHLDVDDSVTLRFPEEILVNILSRLPVRSLVRFKCVSKVWTTMISDPYFTKKHLNRASARNDQDSQKLLIYQWDPKDSNFSSLYCCPLSPVQQVKDVQKLKLDCPSTLKPRKILIHCCYDGLAIIEICDKDGVNFLLWNPSIRESIVLPPLGCPGDGRSRFGLGYDSSSDEYKIIHMHQNREGPYCPNEILALKDGSWRNIDEHPRAIRCWFHASDSLPFIHAAFHWIQVSRNYFVVISFDISNGVYGEIPFSDEILILKAGPDSVGLSVLEGMLCVYSNLFFTANSTFVVWVLKEYGVKESWMALIVVKDTPYVYAAPRHRFADGEVLFWCLNRETRRHAFRMVSRSFRSWPRWVTRGHTSWMVSRPFKSWPRCDTIQGGHAFTESLISPKSLTYS